A single genomic interval of Salvelinus fontinalis isolate EN_2023a unplaced genomic scaffold, ASM2944872v1 scaffold_1563, whole genome shotgun sequence harbors:
- the LOC129849604 gene encoding keratin-associated protein 16-1-like, which translates to MGDTQYVCQTPSTCVRHPVGVSDTQYVCQTPSRCVRHPVRVSDTQYVCQIPSTCVRHPVRVSDTQYVCQTPSTCVRYPVRVSDTQYVCQTPSTCVRHPVRVSDTQYVCQTPSTCVRYPVRVSDTQYVCQIPSTCVRYPVRVSDTHYVCQIPSTCVRHPVRVSDTQYVCQTPSTCVRHPVRVSDTQYVCQTPSTCVRYPVRVSDTQYVCQIPSTCVRHPVRVSDTQYVCQTPSTCVRYPVRVSDTQYVCQIP; encoded by the exons ATGGGAG ATACCCAGTACGTGTGTCAGACACCCAGTACGTGTGTCAGACACCCAGTAGGTGTGTCAGACACCCAGTACGTGTGTCAGACACCCAGTAGGTGTGTCAGACACCCAGTACGTGTGTCAGATACACAGTACGTGTGTCAGATACCCAGTACGTGTGTCAGACACCCAGTACGTGTGTCAGACACCCAGTACGTGTGTCAGACACCCAGTACGTGTGTCAGATACCCAGTACGTGTGTCAGACACCCAGTACGTGTGTCAGACACCCAGTACGTGTGTCAGACACCCAGTACGTGTGTCAGACACCCAGTACGTGTGTCAGACACCCAGTACGTGTGTCAGATACCCAGTACGTGTGTCAGACACCCAGTACGTGTGTCAGATACCCAGTACGTGTGTCAGATACCCAGTACGTGTGTCAGACACCCATTACGTGTGTCAGATACCCAGTACGTGTGTCAGACACCCAGTACGTGTGTCAGACACCCAGTACGTGTGTCAGACACCCAGTACGTGTGTCAGACACCCAGTACGTGTGTCAGATACCCAGTACGTGTGTCAGACACCCAGTACGTGTGTCAGATACCCAGTACGTGTGTCAGACACCCAGTACGTGTGTCAGATACCCAGTACGTGTGTCAGACACCCAGTACGTGTGTCAGACACCCAGTACGTGTGTCAAACACCCAGTACGTGTGTCAGATACCCAGTACGTGTGTCAGACACCCAGTACGTGTGTCAGATACCCA
- the LOC129849605 gene encoding zinc finger protein basonuclin-2-like, whose protein sequence is MQAIRCTLVNCTCECFQPGKIHLRTCDQCKHGWVAHALDKLSTQHLYHPTQVEIVQSNVVFDISSLMLYGTQAVPVRLKILLDRLFSVLKQEEVLHILHGLGWTLRDYVRGYILQVGGSQGHGSDTDVCY, encoded by the exons GCCATTCGCTGCACTCTGGTGAACTGCACCTGTGAGTGTTTCCAGCCAGGAAAGATCCACCTGCGTACATGTGACCAGTGCAAGCACGGCTGGGTGGCTCACG CGCTGGACAAGCTGAGCACGCAGCACCTGTACCACCCCACCCAGGTGGAGATAGTTCAGTCCAACGTGGTGTTtgacatcagcagcctgatgCTGTACGGGACCCAGGCGGTGCCGGTCAGACTGAAGATCCTGCTGGACCGTCTGTTCAGTGTTCTGAAGCAGGAGGAGGTGCTCCACATACTGCACGGCCTGGGCTGGACCCTGAGGGACTATGTCAGGGGCTACATACTGCAGGTAGGTGGGAGTCAGGGACACGGTTCTGATACAGACGTGTGTTACTAG